AACACGCAATCGATTGTTTTTTTCCAATTCCCACTTTTCTTTAAACGTTTCATTTTTTTCCCGTAACAGGTGTGGGCCAAACAATAATTCTTTCTTAAGATCATGATAACCGATTAAGCCATCACCATGATCTGCAACTAACACCTCATAAATATGCCCATCTTCCTTAATAATCTGTTCTGCAACTAATTGATAGCAATGCGTTGAAAACCATTCACGAACTAAATGAGCATCCACATTCGGTTGGACAATAACACGTTCAATGTTAGATAATTTATCTTTCCCACTATCTAAAATTGAACGTATTAATCCTCCTCCCATACCAGCTATTACAATTTGACGAACGGGGTAATTTGCAATTACTTCTAAACCATTGCCTTTAACAACGTCAATTTGGCTGGTTAAGTTTAGCGCTTTTACGTTATCTTTTGCACTTTGAAAAGGTCCATCGTTTAATTCACCCGCAATTGCAAATGAAGTAGAATCATTGGAACAAATATAACTTGGTAAATAGGCATGATCACTTCCTATGTCAGCAAAATATGCTTTTTTAGGTATATATTTTGCTACTGTATGTAGACGATCTGATAATAATTTTTCATTCATTATAATTACCTCGCAAAAATTATTCTTTTCTTTCTAAAAAACATAAAAAAGAAAACTCATTACTATTCCTGTACTACCTAAAAAAATCAAAAACTTCCTTTTGCTACGCATACCAATTAAAATCCAGATAGCGCATTGAAAACCTGCGAAAAGCGTGTTTAATAAAATAGAACCAAAGCTCAGGTATATTAATGTGACGGAAGTCAATAAAATGATACTTAATAAAATGATAAATGCATAGGCAATATATAATTGAAGCTTCTTCTTTGAGACAGTGTAAAAAACAAATGCAACAGTTACTATAAAAAATGAGAACAGAACTTGCATCCAGACATCTAAATGAGTAAAATATAAAATAAAAAATGAAATAGGTAATAAAAAAAGGTTTAAAGCTATGATACCTACACTAACTAAATTTATTCGTTCAGAATCAGGTTCTTCCGTTACAACGGTAGATTCACCCTCTGTATATAGAGCTAATAAAAAGTCACAATAATGACTCGGTAATAAATGAGACGCTTTCCAATATTTAATCTCTTTAATAATAATAGATTTACGATCTTCTGTCATTTGTCTGACACCTCACAAAAAGCAATACTTACTAAAAAAGGCGCAGCCAATGAAACCTCCAACATATTCAAATCATAAATTGGAAAACTCATTGTCTGCGCGTATATTTCAAAGTGTTTATTCAAGGAAATCTTTTAAACGTTTACTACGACTAGGATGACGTAGTTTTCGTAATGCTTTTGCTTCAATTTGTCTGATTCTCTCTCTTGTCACACCAAAAACCTTTCCAACTTCTTCAAGTGTACGTGTACGACCATCATCAAGTCCAAAACGTAAGCGAAGCACGTTTTCTTCACGATCTGTTAAAGTATCTAATACGTCTTCAAGTTGTTCTTTTAATAGCTCGTAAGCAGCGTGATCAGAAGGGGACGTAGCTTCCTGATCTTCAATGAAATCACCTAAGTGAGAATCATCTTCTTCTCCAATTGGAGTTTCTAAAGAGACAGGTTCTTGCGCAATTTTAAGAATCTCCCTTACTTTATCAGGAGTTAATTCCATTTCTTCTCCTATTTCTTCTGGAGTTGGTTCACGACCAAAATCTTGTAGAAGTTGACGTTGCACTCTAATAAGTTTATTAATTGTTTCAACCATATGAACTGGAATACGTATTGTTCTAGCTTGATCAGCAATAGCTCTTGTAATTGCTTGACGAATCCACCAAGTTGCATAGGTACTGAATTTAAAACCTTTTCTATGGTCGAATTTCTCAACCGCTTTAATTAGACCCATATTTCCCTCTTGGATAAGGTCTAGGAATAGCATTCCTCTACCTACATAACGTTTAGCAATGCTGACAACTAATCTTAGATTTGCCTCCGCCAGTCTTCTTTTAGCTTCTTCTTCACCTTTTTCGATACGCTCAGCTAAACCAATTTCCTCTTTAGCTGACAATAGGTCCACACGACCAATTTCTTTTAGATACATACGTACTGGATCATTAATTTTAATACCTAACGGGACACTCAAATCATTTAAGTCAAATTCTTCTACTTTTGAAATTTCTTTCATACTGGGATCTTCTTCAGATTCACCAATTATTTCTATTCCTTGTTCACTTAGGTACTCATAATATTCGTCCATTTGTTCTGACTCTAACTCAAAATTGGCTAAACGCTCTGCCACCTCTTCATAGGCTAACACACCGCGTTTCTTTCCCATTTCTAAGAGTTGATCCTTCACTTGTTCTAGCGTCAGCGTCAGTTCATTTTCGTTTTCTTTTGAACGTGATGGCTTATTATTCGCCATGAGTTCCCCTCCTTCCAAACTAACTCACCATATCAATGACTAGCATTTTTAAGTTTTTTTTGTATCTCCATAATTTCCATACCTATTTGTGCTGCTTTAACGAAGTCTTGTTGTATTTCAGCTTTCTTTTGTTCTTCCTTTAAACCTTGTATAATTACCTTATCTTCTAGTTCTGCACGAATAATTCTGATATAGTCATTAATTTCTTTATCACTAATGTCTGAATGCGTTGGTTCCATTGCAATTTCCACAATATGATTTTTAGTTGATTGATCAATAACTTTTTCAATAAAATGACTAATATCAGGAGCAAAACCTTCTTCGTAGTATGCATATAAATGTGTCACAATAATTTTATGTGAGTCCACAGTAAAAGAAGCACCTAATTCTTCTTTTACTTTTTCTGCAATTGAAGAATCGTATAGCATATAAGCAATTAATTGTTTTTCTGCATTATGAAAAGCAGGAAGTAATTTATTTTTTCGCTTATATATTTCTGTGCTTTTAGTATGGCTAGTTGCTTTCCGGTTATCCTGTATCCCTAACTTTTTCCTACGTTGTTGAATTTCATCTAATACTGTATCAAGTGATAAACTAAATTGTTTAGCAATTTCCTTCGCATAATGTTCTTGTTCCATTGGACGATTAATCGTTGCTATTTCATCAATCACTTTTTCAATATATTGAATTCGATCTCCTTCTAAGTTAAGGTTAAAGTCCTTCTTCATATACTCCATCAAAAATGTCATATACGTATTACTTGCATCAAGTACCTCTTGTTGAAAACGTTCAGCACCATACATTTTTATAAATGAATCTGGATCCAGACCATTTGGAATGCTTGCAATCTTTACAGTGCAACCAACATGTCGCATTAATTTAGCAGCCTTGTATGACGCTTCAAGACCAGCACGATCACCATCATAACAAATTATTACGAGCTCAACATATCTTTTTAACAGTCTTGCTTGTTGCTCTGTTATCGACGTACCTAAGGTAGCAACTCCGTTTAATATGCCAGCTTGATGAGCTGCAATTACATCCATATATCCTTCAAATAAAACAGCCTGTCCTTGTTTACGGATAGCACTTCTAGCCAAATCAAAGTTATAAAGTAGTTTACCTTTTTGAAAAAGTGACGATTCTGGACTATTTAAGTATTTAGGTTCTTGCTCAGTAATGGTTCTTCCACCAAATCCGATACTTTTCCCTAAATGATTACGAATTGGAAATGTAACTCTGCCTCTAAAACGATCACTTACTTGATTTTGATCATTCGCTGTTAACACGCCTGCTTTCACCATTTGTTGTGGATGAAAACCTTTCTTCTCTAGAAATTGAACTATAACCTCACGTGATTGTGGTGAGTAACCAAGTTGAAACGTGTCAATTACTTCATCAGTAAACCCGCGTTCTTGTAAATAGCGATAACCTTGTTTACCTTCTTTTGTATGTCGTAATAAATGATGGTATAATTTAGTGAGCCATTCATACGCTTTTAAACTAGCTTGGTCTTCTTGGTTGTTTAATTGTTCAGATTGTTTCTCCATATTTTCGGGTAATTCATGACCACTTTTTCCTGCTAGTTGTTGAATTGCCTGATAAAATGAAAAACCTTCTATTTCCATAAGAAAAGTTAAAACGTTTCCGCCTTTTCCACATCCAAAACAATGAAAAATCTGTTTATCCTGTGTGACTGAAAAAGAAGGTGTACTTTCCCCATGAAAAGGGCATAAACCAAAAAAGTTTTTCCCTTGCTTTTTTAGCGTTACATACTCACCAATTACATCCACAATATCATTGGCTTTCTTTATTTCATCGATTGTCTCTTCAGGAATTTGACCTGACATATACATCACCATCATCTATATAGTTCTATAAAAAACGTAAAAATCCTGCAACATTCGACATTTTTTTAATAATAATCACTAAAATTATTACTTTTTATTATAATACCTCTAATTCAAGATGAATAAACTTATGATAGCTACTTATTCTAAATCCTTTTTTTCATAGCTGTACACTACATTTAATCCTCAAAAAATAACCTATTTGTTTATGTTCTACAAAAATAATGAAATTCCTTCTTAATTTGCATCAATAAGTAATAAATTAGCTGAATATAATAAAATATTTTTTCACAATCACTAATTATAATATATATATATTAAAAATGCTATTCTTTTGATTATATTATTGCATAAAACATACAATTATAATCATGATTTACGTTATTTCCCTTTATGTATATAAAATCCTTATACTATTATACAAGGATTTTATATTTAACAACTTATAAAGTTGTTTGAGATTGAATAATTACATTTGCTGTCTCTTCGACAGCTTTATTTGATACTTCAATAACAGGACAACCAATTCGATCGATTATTGCCTGAAAATAATCGAGTTCATACGTAATTCTTTCATGGGTCGCATAACTAGCTTGTTCTCCTAATCCAAGTGTCTTTAATCTCTCTCGCCTTATGTCATTTAACTTCTTGGGACTAATTTTTAAGCCAATGCATTTACTTGATGGTATTGAGAACAATTCTTTCGGTGGCTCTACTTCTGGTACAATCGGCACATTAGCTACTTTATAACTTTTATGAGCTAAATACTGTGATAAAGGTGTTTTTGAAGTTCTTGATATTCCTATTAATACGATATCTGCTTGTTCAATTCCCCTTGGGTCTCTTCCATCATCATATTTAACTGCAAACTCAATTGCCTCAATTCTTTTAAAATAGGCCTCATCTAATTTATGAACTAGTCCAGGTTCTAATTTTGGCTTCTTTTCAAAAAAACGCTCCATCCCTTCAAGCATAGGTCCAATAATGTCGATAGATTCTATATTCATTTCAATGGATGTTTGTTTAATAAATTGCCGTAAGATTGGATTAATTAGAGTGAATCCGATCATTGCTTGGTCTCTAGCTGCTTTATTTAGAACGAATTCAAGTTTTGTTATATTATCAATATATGGAATTCTAACGATTTCATACTTTCCACCATTAACAAATTGTGATAATGCTGCTTTAATAACTTGTTCCGCAGTCTCACCAACCGAATCAGATACTAAATATATCAGTTGTTTATTTACCATTTTCTCCTCCAAATAGTTACGATGTGAATTGCTGTTTCCATTCAATTTGGCTTAAATCAGCAAATTGCAGTATTAATTGTGCAATTTTGTTTAACAAGGAAATTCGGTTTTGTTTTAACTTATCGTCCTCAGTCATTACCATTGTATGATCAAAAAAGGCATGAATTGAATCAGTTAAAGTTGTTAATGTATCAATAGCTTTAGCGGCTTCAAATGATTCCATATTGTTTTGATAATTAGTTTTAACTTTTTCATAAACGTAGTACAATTCTTTTTCTTGCTCATTTTCAAACAAGTCAATATTTATGCCAGTATCTTTACCTTTTTTAGCTAAATTTATAACACGTACAAACGCCTCTTGGTCCGATTTAAATCCTGGATCTTGTCTTTTTATTGTTAATAATTTTGCCTTTTTAATCGTAAACATCATGTTTCCGATTTTATTCATAAGAGTAGCTTCTACAATATCTTGTTCAATTCCTGCCTCTTTTAAAATATAAGCTGCTCTGCCACGGAAAAATTCTGATATGTTTTGTTTAGCTTCTTCTTTTGAAACAGTCATAATTCCTAACGTATCATACAGCTTTTCAGTAACTGTAATAAAATCATCTATTGAAGTAGACCATTTTTGATCTTGTGCAATTTGTAAAATCCCCATAGCTTGACGTCTTAGACCATAAGGATCTTGAGAACCACTCGGTACTATACCAACTGATATACAACCAATTATAGTGTCTAGTTTGTCAGCAATACTAACAATTGCACCTTCCGTAGATGATGGCAAGTTATCATTAGCAAACCTAGGCATATAATGTTCATTTATAGCTTTAGAAACTTGCTGATTTTCACCAAATATAGTAGCGTATTTTTCACCCATAATTCCTTGTAACTTCGTAAATTCATTAACCATATTTGTTACGAGATCAAATTTACTTATTTTAGCAGCACGTAAGGCATTTTCTTTTGTTATTTGATCGACCTCTAGTACTTCAGCTATTTCCTCTGTTAACTTAACAACACGTTCTACTTTGTCAGCAATTGTACCTAAGTTTTCTTGAAAGACCATTCGTTCTAATTTTTCGAGATTTTTTTCTATTGATTGTTTTTGGTCTTCTTCATAGAAAAACATTGCGTCTGAAAGTCTAGCATTTAATACCTTTTCGTTTCCTTTTGATACCACGTCAAGATATTGATTATTTCCATTTCGAACTGCAATAAAATGAGGTAACAATTCACCATCACTATCTAATACTGGAAAATAACGCTGATGTTCTTTCATTGAAGTAATTAATGCTTCTTTCGGTATGGTTAAGAACGCTTCACTAAAAGATCCAAAAAATACGGTTGGATATTCAACTAATTGACTTACCTCTTCTAATAATTCCTTATCAAGTGGTATTGTCCAATTTTGTTCCTTTTCTAAATTAGCTATTTGTTCTACAATTACTTGCTTACGGTCCTTCGCATTAGCAATTACATATTGATCACGTAATTGTTCTTCATATGTCATTGTGTTGGTAATTTCAAACTTTGTTCCTAGGAACCGATGTCCGAACGAGTAATTTGATGTAGAGACACCAGCAATTTCAAACGGTATAACAGTTTGATCATTTAAACCAACTAACCAACGAATTGGTCTAATAAACCGTAATGAGCCTGTAGACCAACGCATATTTTTAGGGAAATTTAAATCTAAAATAACATGCTTAAATTCAGGTAGTAATTCCTCAGCAGTTTTACCTGCAATATATTTTGTAACATACGCATATTCTGTTCCATTTACATCTTTAAAAAAGATTTCATCCACATCTTTTCCTTGGCCTTTGGTGAAACCAATTGCTGCCTTCGACCAGTTACCTTCTTGGTCTAAAGCAATTTTTTTAGCAGGTCCTTTTGCCTCTTCTTCTATATCAGCTTGTTTCGTTGCAAGTTGTTCAATTACAACACCTAATCTTCTCGGTGTCACATACGTTGTAATTTTTTGAAAAGGTAGTCGAATAGCAGTTAACCATTTCGCTGTTTTCTCCTGTAATTGTTTTTCTGTTGCATCTAAGAAACGTGCCGGCATTTCTTCAAGTCCAACCTCAAATAATATATTAGTTGTTTTCATTTTGTTTTCCCTCCTCTTTTAACATTGGAAAACCTAATTTTTCTCGTTCCTCTACATAAAGTTTAGCTATAGCACGTGCTAAATTTCGTACACGTCCAATATAACCTGTTCTTTCAGTGACAGAAATTACGCCTTTAGCATCTAGTAAGTTAAAAGTATGCGAACATTTTAATACATAATCATAGGCTGGAAAAACCAATCCTTTTTCCATGGTTTGTTTTGCCTCTTGTTCATATGTTGTAAACAAATTAAACAACATATCTGTATTCGATTCTTCAAAAGTGTATTTCGAGTGTTCCAACTCTGGTTGATAAAAAATATCTCCGACCGTAACACCATCTGTCCATTCTAAATCGAAAACATTTTCTTTATCTTGTATATAAGAAGCAAGACGTTCCAATCCATATGTAATTTCTACTGCTACTGGTTTGGCTTCCATACCACCAATTTGCTGAAAATAAGTAAATTGCGTAATTTCCATACCATCTAACCAAACTTCCCAACCTAGACCTGCCGCACCAAGTGTGGGATTCTCCCAATTATCCTCTACAAAACGAATGTCATGTTTCAGTGGATCAATTCCCAATTTTTCAAGTGATTCTAAATATAGTTCCTGAATATTATCAGGTGATGGCTTCATAATTACCTGAAATTGATGATGTTGATAAAGTCTATTAGGGTTCTGTCCATAACGTCCATCTGCTGGGCGTCTAGAAGGTTCTACATAAGCTACATTCCAAGGTTCAGGACCTAGGCTTCTTAATAAAGTCATAGGTGACATAGTACCGGCACCTTTTTCCACATCATATGCTTGCATTAAAATGCAATTTTGATCTGACCAGTGCGTTTGCAGTGTTAAAATCATTTCTTGTATATTCATTATTATTCCCTCCGTCTCTATTCATTTCTTATTTAAAATTATGTGAAAACACACGCAAAATCCCGTCCCTATGCCTCAAAAGTATTGAGGCATAGGGACGGGATTTCCGCGGTTCCACCCTATTTGCTATTTAAATTCAAATAGCCACTTTTTTATTGCAATGCTCCAGAGTGCCTTCCTTTTAGTGACCTATATCCAGCTTACACCGACCTGGACTCGCTCTTATAGATATAATAAAAGTACTACTCTCTTTCTAAGCAAAACTCGTCGAATTGTAATGAAATCATACGGTAAATTTGGTGTTTTGTCAACTATATTACTAATTAATCAGCATCGGTAAAAAGATCTAATTGCTTCAAAAACTTTTTCGATTTAATAAAATAACCTCCGTACTGATCATAGTACGTTTCCATTAATGCTTGCATTAATTTTTTATTTTCTGTTTTTACTGATATATTGCC
The nucleotide sequence above comes from Paraliobacillus zengyii. Encoded proteins:
- a CDS encoding tRNA (adenine(22)-N(1))-methyltransferase; the protein is MNEKLLSDRLHTVAKYIPKKAYFADIGSDHAYLPSYICSNDSTSFAIAGELNDGPFQSAKDNVKALNLTSQIDVVKGNGLEVIANYPVRQIVIAGMGGGLIRSILDSGKDKLSNIERVIVQPNVDAHLVREWFSTHCYQLVAEQIIKEDGHIYEVLVADHGDGLIGYHDLKKELLFGPHLLREKNETFKEKWELEKNNRLRVIEQMKQARTINHEKLTTFKQEVKVIEEVLQGAGDGTHT
- the rpoD gene encoding RNA polymerase sigma factor RpoD, which gives rise to MANNKPSRSKENENELTLTLEQVKDQLLEMGKKRGVLAYEEVAERLANFELESEQMDEYYEYLSEQGIEIIGESEEDPSMKEISKVEEFDLNDLSVPLGIKINDPVRMYLKEIGRVDLLSAKEEIGLAERIEKGEEEAKRRLAEANLRLVVSIAKRYVGRGMLFLDLIQEGNMGLIKAVEKFDHRKGFKFSTYATWWIRQAITRAIADQARTIRIPVHMVETINKLIRVQRQLLQDFGREPTPEEIGEEMELTPDKVREILKIAQEPVSLETPIGEEDDSHLGDFIEDQEATSPSDHAAYELLKEQLEDVLDTLTDREENVLRLRFGLDDGRTRTLEEVGKVFGVTRERIRQIEAKALRKLRHPSRSKRLKDFLE
- the dnaG gene encoding DNA primase; amino-acid sequence: MSGQIPEETIDEIKKANDIVDVIGEYVTLKKQGKNFFGLCPFHGESTPSFSVTQDKQIFHCFGCGKGGNVLTFLMEIEGFSFYQAIQQLAGKSGHELPENMEKQSEQLNNQEDQASLKAYEWLTKLYHHLLRHTKEGKQGYRYLQERGFTDEVIDTFQLGYSPQSREVIVQFLEKKGFHPQQMVKAGVLTANDQNQVSDRFRGRVTFPIRNHLGKSIGFGGRTITEQEPKYLNSPESSLFQKGKLLYNFDLARSAIRKQGQAVLFEGYMDVIAAHQAGILNGVATLGTSITEQQARLLKRYVELVIICYDGDRAGLEASYKAAKLMRHVGCTVKIASIPNGLDPDSFIKMYGAERFQQEVLDASNTYMTFLMEYMKKDFNLNLEGDRIQYIEKVIDEIATINRPMEQEHYAKEIAKQFSLSLDTVLDEIQQRRKKLGIQDNRKATSHTKSTEIYKRKNKLLPAFHNAEKQLIAYMLYDSSIAEKVKEELGASFTVDSHKIIVTHLYAYYEEGFAPDISHFIEKVIDQSTKNHIVEIAMEPTHSDISDKEINDYIRIIRAELEDKVIIQGLKEEQKKAEIQQDFVKAAQIGMEIMEIQKKLKNASH
- a CDS encoding pyruvate, water dikinase regulatory protein, whose amino-acid sequence is MVNKQLIYLVSDSVGETAEQVIKAALSQFVNGGKYEIVRIPYIDNITKLEFVLNKAARDQAMIGFTLINPILRQFIKQTSIEMNIESIDIIGPMLEGMERFFEKKPKLEPGLVHKLDEAYFKRIEAIEFAVKYDDGRDPRGIEQADIVLIGISRTSKTPLSQYLAHKSYKVANVPIVPEVEPPKELFSIPSSKCIGLKISPKKLNDIRRERLKTLGLGEQASYATHERITYELDYFQAIIDRIGCPVIEVSNKAVEETANVIIQSQTTL
- the glyS gene encoding glycine--tRNA ligase subunit beta, yielding MKTTNILFEVGLEEMPARFLDATEKQLQEKTAKWLTAIRLPFQKITTYVTPRRLGVVIEQLATKQADIEEEAKGPAKKIALDQEGNWSKAAIGFTKGQGKDVDEIFFKDVNGTEYAYVTKYIAGKTAEELLPEFKHVILDLNFPKNMRWSTGSLRFIRPIRWLVGLNDQTVIPFEIAGVSTSNYSFGHRFLGTKFEITNTMTYEEQLRDQYVIANAKDRKQVIVEQIANLEKEQNWTIPLDKELLEEVSQLVEYPTVFFGSFSEAFLTIPKEALITSMKEHQRYFPVLDSDGELLPHFIAVRNGNNQYLDVVSKGNEKVLNARLSDAMFFYEEDQKQSIEKNLEKLERMVFQENLGTIADKVERVVKLTEEIAEVLEVDQITKENALRAAKISKFDLVTNMVNEFTKLQGIMGEKYATIFGENQQVSKAINEHYMPRFANDNLPSSTEGAIVSIADKLDTIIGCISVGIVPSGSQDPYGLRRQAMGILQIAQDQKWSTSIDDFITVTEKLYDTLGIMTVSKEEAKQNISEFFRGRAAYILKEAGIEQDIVEATLMNKIGNMMFTIKKAKLLTIKRQDPGFKSDQEAFVRVINLAKKGKDTGINIDLFENEQEKELYYVYEKVKTNYQNNMESFEAAKAIDTLTTLTDSIHAFFDHTMVMTEDDKLKQNRISLLNKIAQLILQFADLSQIEWKQQFTS
- the glyQ gene encoding glycine--tRNA ligase subunit alpha; amino-acid sequence: MNIQEMILTLQTHWSDQNCILMQAYDVEKGAGTMSPMTLLRSLGPEPWNVAYVEPSRRPADGRYGQNPNRLYQHHQFQVIMKPSPDNIQELYLESLEKLGIDPLKHDIRFVEDNWENPTLGAAGLGWEVWLDGMEITQFTYFQQIGGMEAKPVAVEITYGLERLASYIQDKENVFDLEWTDGVTVGDIFYQPELEHSKYTFEESNTDMLFNLFTTYEQEAKQTMEKGLVFPAYDYVLKCSHTFNLLDAKGVISVTERTGYIGRVRNLARAIAKLYVEEREKLGFPMLKEEGKQNENN